In one window of Macadamia integrifolia cultivar HAES 741 chromosome 2, SCU_Mint_v3, whole genome shotgun sequence DNA:
- the LOC122060153 gene encoding fasciclin-like arabinogalactan protein 1, with protein MQIFPGATWTAALSLLVLFLLSSCGSTDAHNITKILAKHPEFSTFNHYLSATHLAAEINSKETITVCAVDNAAMADLLSKHLSIFSIKNVLSLHVLLDYFGAKKLHQITNGTALSATMYQATGSAPGSSGFVNITDLKGGKVGFAPEQNDGKLNAYFVKSVQEIPYNISVIQISSILPSAQAEAPTPGPSQLNLTALMSKKGCKMFADLLTTSGAISTFEDSVNGGLSIFCPTDGVLKGFMPKYKNLTSSAQTSLLLYHGVPVYQSMAMLKSNNGVMNTLATDGANKYDFDVQNNGEEVTLKTKIVTAKITGTVLDEQPVAIYTVDKVLMPKELFKGAPTPAPAPAPVADAKAPKASKGHEYASPPEPDSPDGQPAADQTAADSNGSVRFNGARSIAVFLSVWLGALLLAK; from the coding sequence ATGCAGATTTTCCCGGGAGCCACCTGGACCGCCGCCCTGTCTCTCTTGGTTCTTTTCCTCCTGTCATCCTGCGGTTCCACCGACGCGCACAACATTACGAAGATCCTGGCTAAGCACCCGGAGTTCTCGACTTTCAACCACTACCTGAGCGCTACCCATTTGGCCGCCGAGATCAACAGCAAGGAGACCATAACGGTGTGCGCAGTAGACAATGCAGCCATGGCGGACCTGCTGTCGAAGCAcctctccattttctccataaAAAACGTTCTTTCCCTTCACGTCCTCCTCGATTACTTCGGTGCCAAGAAGCTCCACCAGATCACCAACGGCACTGCTCTCTCCGCCACCATGTATCAGGCCACCGGTTCCGCCCCTGGCTCTTCCGGCTTTGTTAACATCACAGATCTTAAAGGCGGCAAGGTTGGGTTTGCTCCCGAGCAGAACGATGGGAAGCTCAACGCTTACTTCGTGAAGTCCGTACAGGAGATCCCTTACAACATCTCCGTCATCCAGATCAGCAGCATCTTACCTTCCGCTCAGGCAGAAGCCCCAACCCCTGGGCCTTCCCAGCTCAACCTCACCGCTCTCATGTCCAAAAAGGGCTGCAAGATGTTCGCCGATTTGCTCACAACTTCAGGCGCCATCAGCACCTTCGAGGACAGCGTCAATGGAGGCCTCTCCATCTTCTGCCCCACGGACGGCGTCCTCAAAGGGTTCATGCCCAAGTACAAGAACTTGACTTCCTCGGCGCAGACTTCCTTACTGTTGTACCATGGGGTCCCTGTTTATCAATCCATGGCAATGCTCAAATCCAACAACGGCGTCATGAACACTTTGGCCACCGATGGTGCTAACAAGTACGACTTCGATGTACAGAATAACGGGGAGGAAGTGACCCTTAAGACCAAGATCGTAACAGCCAAGATTACAGGTACGGTACTTGACGAGCAACCAGTGGCGATTTACACAGTGGACAAGGTTTTGATGCCTAAGGAACTGTTCAAGGGTGCGCCGACGCCGGCACCAGCCCCGGCTCCGGTGGCGGATGCTAAAGCTCCAAAGGCAAGTAAGGGTCATGAGTATGCTTCTCCTCCGGAGCCTGACTCTCCGGATGGACAGCCAGCGGCGGATCAGACGGCGGCAGATAGTAACGGCAGTGTCAGATTTAACGGTGCGAGATCGATTGCCGTATTTCTGAGTGTGTGGTTAGGAGCATTACTACTGGCGAAGTAG